One window from the genome of Osmerus eperlanus chromosome 1, fOsmEpe2.1, whole genome shotgun sequence encodes:
- the LOC134029467 gene encoding SAM pointed domain-containing Ets transcription factor isoform X1 gives MSQPGRDHPGSPAYPPPRLGVPVSESPLPAGGEAWEAEDTKPCMEAMDRGLPPGLPGLYLSCIDMLLTEDSAWLVKVSEAVPALAVPLSRGGPEQCPVIDSQGLGLSPGLEALQGPEEERSLEQVQSLVVGEVLKDVETACKLLNITPDPAEWNCGNVQKWLLWTEHLYRLPQAGRAFQELTGRDLCAMSEEDFRQRSPQCGDTLHAHLDIWKSAAWMKERCSVGEAKLTGTTFTFFFTFHSHVHPAESSTTAFALCLCPCVCVCVCGEDLWSEADSSCTGQPIHLWQFLRELLLKPHNYGRCIRWVNKEKGIFKIEDSGHVARLWGLRKNRPAMNYDKLSRSIRQYYKKGIIRKPDVSQRLVYQFVHPVRRRRRRRRRQRSLHTCRRRKRRRRERSLHTGCGGRKGKIGGGEMPV, from the exons ATGTCTCAGCCAGGGAGAGACCACCCAGGGAGCCCAGcctaccccccaccccgcctGGGCGTGCCCGTGTCCGAGAGCCCCCTTCCGGCTGGAGGAGAGGCCTGGGAGGCTGAGGACACCAAGCCCTGCATGGAGGCCATGGACCGTGgcctcccccctggcctccccggCCTCTACCTCTCCTGCATCGACATGCTCCTCACCGAGGACTCCGCCTGGCTGGTGAAGGTCAGCGAGGCTGTGCCCGCGTTGGCTGTCCCCCTGAGCAGGGGGGGACCGGAGCAGTGCCCGGTCATTGACAGCCAGGGCCTGGGGTTGTCCCCCGGGCTTGAGGCCCTGCAGGGCCCGGAGGAGGAGCGCTCCCTGGAGCAGGTGCAGAGTCTGGTGGTCGGGGAGGTGCTGAAGGATGTGGAGACGGCATGCAAACTGCTCAATATTACCCCAG ACCCTGCAGAGTGGAACTGTGGGAATGTGCAGAAGTGGCTCCTGTGGACGGAGCACCTGTACCGGCTCCCCCAGGCTGGCAGGGCCTTCCAGGAGCTCACGGGGAGGGACCTGTGTGCCATGAGCGAGGAGGACTTCCGTCAGCGCTCGCCCCAGTGTGGGGACACCCTCCACGCCCACCTGGACATCTGGAAGTCAG ctgcttGGATGAAGGAGCGGTGTTCAGTTGGAGAAGCCAAACTGACCGGTACGactttcacttttttttttacttttcattCTCATGTCCACCCAGCTGAATCCTCAACCACAGCTTTTGCCCTGtgtttgtgtccctgtgtgtgtgtgtgtgtgt gcggtGAGGACCTGTGGTCCGAGGCAGACTCCTCCTGTACGGGACAGCCCATCCACCTGTGGCAGTTCCTCCGAGAGCTGCTGCTCAAGCCCCACAACTACGGACGCTGCATCCGCTGGGTCAACAAGGAGAAAG gcaTCTTCAAGATCGAGGACTCTGGCCATGTGGCCCGGCTGTGGGGCCTGAGGAAGAACCGTCCGGCCATGAACTACGACAAGCTGAGCCGCTCCATACGACAGTACTACAAGAAGGGCATCATCCGCAAGCCAGACGTCTCCCAGAGGCTCGTCTACCAGTTCGTTCACCcggt gaggaggaggaggaggaggaggaggagacagagatccCTTCATACCtgtaggaggaggaagaggaggaggagagagagatccctTCATACCGGGTGTGGAGGAAGAAAGGGAaagataggaggaggagagatgcctGTGTAG
- the LOC134029467 gene encoding SAM pointed domain-containing Ets transcription factor isoform X2 gives MSQPGRDHPGSPAYPPPRLGVPVSESPLPAGGEAWEAEDTKPCMEAMDRGLPPGLPGLYLSCIDMLLTEDSAWLVKVSEAVPALAVPLSRGGPEQCPVIDSQGLGLSPGLEALQGPEEERSLEQVQSLVVGEVLKDVETACKLLNITPDPAEWNCGNVQKWLLWTEHLYRLPQAGRAFQELTGRDLCAMSEEDFRQRSPQCGDTLHAHLDIWKSAAWMKERCSVGEAKLTGTTFTFFFTFHSHVHPAESSTTAFALCLCPCVCVCVCGEDLWSEADSSCTGQPIHLWQFLRELLLKPHNYGRCIRWVNKEKGIFKIEDSGHVARLWGLRKNRPAMNYDKLSRSIRQYYKKGIIRKPDVSQRLVYQFVHPVRRRRRRQRSLHTCRRRKRRRRERSLHTGCGGRKGKIGGGEMPV, from the exons ATGTCTCAGCCAGGGAGAGACCACCCAGGGAGCCCAGcctaccccccaccccgcctGGGCGTGCCCGTGTCCGAGAGCCCCCTTCCGGCTGGAGGAGAGGCCTGGGAGGCTGAGGACACCAAGCCCTGCATGGAGGCCATGGACCGTGgcctcccccctggcctccccggCCTCTACCTCTCCTGCATCGACATGCTCCTCACCGAGGACTCCGCCTGGCTGGTGAAGGTCAGCGAGGCTGTGCCCGCGTTGGCTGTCCCCCTGAGCAGGGGGGGACCGGAGCAGTGCCCGGTCATTGACAGCCAGGGCCTGGGGTTGTCCCCCGGGCTTGAGGCCCTGCAGGGCCCGGAGGAGGAGCGCTCCCTGGAGCAGGTGCAGAGTCTGGTGGTCGGGGAGGTGCTGAAGGATGTGGAGACGGCATGCAAACTGCTCAATATTACCCCAG ACCCTGCAGAGTGGAACTGTGGGAATGTGCAGAAGTGGCTCCTGTGGACGGAGCACCTGTACCGGCTCCCCCAGGCTGGCAGGGCCTTCCAGGAGCTCACGGGGAGGGACCTGTGTGCCATGAGCGAGGAGGACTTCCGTCAGCGCTCGCCCCAGTGTGGGGACACCCTCCACGCCCACCTGGACATCTGGAAGTCAG ctgcttGGATGAAGGAGCGGTGTTCAGTTGGAGAAGCCAAACTGACCGGTACGactttcacttttttttttacttttcattCTCATGTCCACCCAGCTGAATCCTCAACCACAGCTTTTGCCCTGtgtttgtgtccctgtgtgtgtgtgtgtgtgt gcggtGAGGACCTGTGGTCCGAGGCAGACTCCTCCTGTACGGGACAGCCCATCCACCTGTGGCAGTTCCTCCGAGAGCTGCTGCTCAAGCCCCACAACTACGGACGCTGCATCCGCTGGGTCAACAAGGAGAAAG gcaTCTTCAAGATCGAGGACTCTGGCCATGTGGCCCGGCTGTGGGGCCTGAGGAAGAACCGTCCGGCCATGAACTACGACAAGCTGAGCCGCTCCATACGACAGTACTACAAGAAGGGCATCATCCGCAAGCCAGACGTCTCCCAGAGGCTCGTCTACCAGTTCGTTCACCcggt gaggaggaggaggaggagacagagatccCTTCATACCtgtaggaggaggaagaggaggaggagagagagatccctTCATACCGGGTGTGGAGGAAGAAAGGGAaagataggaggaggagagatgcctGTGTAG
- the LOC134029467 gene encoding SAM pointed domain-containing Ets transcription factor isoform X3: MSQPGRDHPGSPAYPPPRLGVPVSESPLPAGGEAWEAEDTKPCMEAMDRGLPPGLPGLYLSCIDMLLTEDSAWLVKVSEAVPALAVPLSRGGPEQCPVIDSQGLGLSPGLEALQGPEEERSLEQVQSLVVGEVLKDVETACKLLNITPDPAEWNCGNVQKWLLWTEHLYRLPQAGRAFQELTGRDLCAMSEEDFRQRSPQCGDTLHAHLDIWKSAAWMKERCSVGEAKLTGGEDLWSEADSSCTGQPIHLWQFLRELLLKPHNYGRCIRWVNKEKGIFKIEDSGHVARLWGLRKNRPAMNYDKLSRSIRQYYKKGIIRKPDVSQRLVYQFVHPVRRRRRRRRRQRSLHTCRRRKRRRRERSLHTGCGGRKGKIGGGEMPV, encoded by the exons ATGTCTCAGCCAGGGAGAGACCACCCAGGGAGCCCAGcctaccccccaccccgcctGGGCGTGCCCGTGTCCGAGAGCCCCCTTCCGGCTGGAGGAGAGGCCTGGGAGGCTGAGGACACCAAGCCCTGCATGGAGGCCATGGACCGTGgcctcccccctggcctccccggCCTCTACCTCTCCTGCATCGACATGCTCCTCACCGAGGACTCCGCCTGGCTGGTGAAGGTCAGCGAGGCTGTGCCCGCGTTGGCTGTCCCCCTGAGCAGGGGGGGACCGGAGCAGTGCCCGGTCATTGACAGCCAGGGCCTGGGGTTGTCCCCCGGGCTTGAGGCCCTGCAGGGCCCGGAGGAGGAGCGCTCCCTGGAGCAGGTGCAGAGTCTGGTGGTCGGGGAGGTGCTGAAGGATGTGGAGACGGCATGCAAACTGCTCAATATTACCCCAG ACCCTGCAGAGTGGAACTGTGGGAATGTGCAGAAGTGGCTCCTGTGGACGGAGCACCTGTACCGGCTCCCCCAGGCTGGCAGGGCCTTCCAGGAGCTCACGGGGAGGGACCTGTGTGCCATGAGCGAGGAGGACTTCCGTCAGCGCTCGCCCCAGTGTGGGGACACCCTCCACGCCCACCTGGACATCTGGAAGTCAG ctgcttGGATGAAGGAGCGGTGTTCAGTTGGAGAAGCCAAACTGACCG gcggtGAGGACCTGTGGTCCGAGGCAGACTCCTCCTGTACGGGACAGCCCATCCACCTGTGGCAGTTCCTCCGAGAGCTGCTGCTCAAGCCCCACAACTACGGACGCTGCATCCGCTGGGTCAACAAGGAGAAAG gcaTCTTCAAGATCGAGGACTCTGGCCATGTGGCCCGGCTGTGGGGCCTGAGGAAGAACCGTCCGGCCATGAACTACGACAAGCTGAGCCGCTCCATACGACAGTACTACAAGAAGGGCATCATCCGCAAGCCAGACGTCTCCCAGAGGCTCGTCTACCAGTTCGTTCACCcggt gaggaggaggaggaggaggaggaggagacagagatccCTTCATACCtgtaggaggaggaagaggaggaggagagagagatccctTCATACCGGGTGTGGAGGAAGAAAGGGAaagataggaggaggagagatgcctGTGTAG
- the LOC134029467 gene encoding SAM pointed domain-containing Ets transcription factor isoform X4 — protein sequence MSQPGRDHPGSPAYPPPRLGVPVSESPLPAGGEAWEAEDTKPCMEAMDRGLPPGLPGLYLSCIDMLLTEDSAWLVKVSEAVPALAVPLSRGGPEQCPVIDSQGLGLSPGLEALQGPEEERSLEQVQSLVVGEVLKDVETACKLLNITPDPAEWNCGNVQKWLLWTEHLYRLPQAGRAFQELTGRDLCAMSEEDFRQRSPQCGDTLHAHLDIWKSAAWMKERCSVGEAKLTGTTFTFFFTFHSHVHPAESSTTAFALCLCPCVCVCVCGEDLWSEADSSCTGQPIHLWQFLRELLLKPHNYGRCIRWVNKEKGIFKIEDSGHVARLWGLRKNRPAMNYDKLSRSIRQYYKKGIIRKPDVSQRLVYQFVHPV from the exons ATGTCTCAGCCAGGGAGAGACCACCCAGGGAGCCCAGcctaccccccaccccgcctGGGCGTGCCCGTGTCCGAGAGCCCCCTTCCGGCTGGAGGAGAGGCCTGGGAGGCTGAGGACACCAAGCCCTGCATGGAGGCCATGGACCGTGgcctcccccctggcctccccggCCTCTACCTCTCCTGCATCGACATGCTCCTCACCGAGGACTCCGCCTGGCTGGTGAAGGTCAGCGAGGCTGTGCCCGCGTTGGCTGTCCCCCTGAGCAGGGGGGGACCGGAGCAGTGCCCGGTCATTGACAGCCAGGGCCTGGGGTTGTCCCCCGGGCTTGAGGCCCTGCAGGGCCCGGAGGAGGAGCGCTCCCTGGAGCAGGTGCAGAGTCTGGTGGTCGGGGAGGTGCTGAAGGATGTGGAGACGGCATGCAAACTGCTCAATATTACCCCAG ACCCTGCAGAGTGGAACTGTGGGAATGTGCAGAAGTGGCTCCTGTGGACGGAGCACCTGTACCGGCTCCCCCAGGCTGGCAGGGCCTTCCAGGAGCTCACGGGGAGGGACCTGTGTGCCATGAGCGAGGAGGACTTCCGTCAGCGCTCGCCCCAGTGTGGGGACACCCTCCACGCCCACCTGGACATCTGGAAGTCAG ctgcttGGATGAAGGAGCGGTGTTCAGTTGGAGAAGCCAAACTGACCGGTACGactttcacttttttttttacttttcattCTCATGTCCACCCAGCTGAATCCTCAACCACAGCTTTTGCCCTGtgtttgtgtccctgtgtgtgtgtgtgtgtgt gcggtGAGGACCTGTGGTCCGAGGCAGACTCCTCCTGTACGGGACAGCCCATCCACCTGTGGCAGTTCCTCCGAGAGCTGCTGCTCAAGCCCCACAACTACGGACGCTGCATCCGCTGGGTCAACAAGGAGAAAG gcaTCTTCAAGATCGAGGACTCTGGCCATGTGGCCCGGCTGTGGGGCCTGAGGAAGAACCGTCCGGCCATGAACTACGACAAGCTGAGCCGCTCCATACGACAGTACTACAAGAAGGGCATCATCCGCAAGCCAGACGTCTCCCAGAGGCTCGTCTACCAGTTCGTTCACCcggtgtag
- the LOC134029467 gene encoding SAM pointed domain-containing Ets transcription factor isoform X5 has protein sequence MSQPGRDHPGSPAYPPPRLGVPVSESPLPAGGEAWEAEDTKPCMEAMDRGLPPGLPGLYLSCIDMLLTEDSAWLVKVSEAVPALAVPLSRGGPEQCPVIDSQGLGLSPGLEALQGPEEERSLEQVQSLVVGEVLKDVETACKLLNITPDPAEWNCGNVQKWLLWTEHLYRLPQAGRAFQELTGRDLCAMSEEDFRQRSPQCGDTLHAHLDIWKSAAWMKERCSVGEAKLTGGEDLWSEADSSCTGQPIHLWQFLRELLLKPHNYGRCIRWVNKEKGIFKIEDSGHVARLWGLRKNRPAMNYDKLSRSIRQYYKKGIIRKPDVSQRLVYQFVHPV, from the exons ATGTCTCAGCCAGGGAGAGACCACCCAGGGAGCCCAGcctaccccccaccccgcctGGGCGTGCCCGTGTCCGAGAGCCCCCTTCCGGCTGGAGGAGAGGCCTGGGAGGCTGAGGACACCAAGCCCTGCATGGAGGCCATGGACCGTGgcctcccccctggcctccccggCCTCTACCTCTCCTGCATCGACATGCTCCTCACCGAGGACTCCGCCTGGCTGGTGAAGGTCAGCGAGGCTGTGCCCGCGTTGGCTGTCCCCCTGAGCAGGGGGGGACCGGAGCAGTGCCCGGTCATTGACAGCCAGGGCCTGGGGTTGTCCCCCGGGCTTGAGGCCCTGCAGGGCCCGGAGGAGGAGCGCTCCCTGGAGCAGGTGCAGAGTCTGGTGGTCGGGGAGGTGCTGAAGGATGTGGAGACGGCATGCAAACTGCTCAATATTACCCCAG ACCCTGCAGAGTGGAACTGTGGGAATGTGCAGAAGTGGCTCCTGTGGACGGAGCACCTGTACCGGCTCCCCCAGGCTGGCAGGGCCTTCCAGGAGCTCACGGGGAGGGACCTGTGTGCCATGAGCGAGGAGGACTTCCGTCAGCGCTCGCCCCAGTGTGGGGACACCCTCCACGCCCACCTGGACATCTGGAAGTCAG ctgcttGGATGAAGGAGCGGTGTTCAGTTGGAGAAGCCAAACTGACCG gcggtGAGGACCTGTGGTCCGAGGCAGACTCCTCCTGTACGGGACAGCCCATCCACCTGTGGCAGTTCCTCCGAGAGCTGCTGCTCAAGCCCCACAACTACGGACGCTGCATCCGCTGGGTCAACAAGGAGAAAG gcaTCTTCAAGATCGAGGACTCTGGCCATGTGGCCCGGCTGTGGGGCCTGAGGAAGAACCGTCCGGCCATGAACTACGACAAGCTGAGCCGCTCCATACGACAGTACTACAAGAAGGGCATCATCCGCAAGCCAGACGTCTCCCAGAGGCTCGTCTACCAGTTCGTTCACCcggtgtag